The region GTTGAACGCAATAGGAGAAAGCAAATGAATGAGTATCTGTGTGTGCTGAGATCCATGATGCCTTCTTCTTACACCCAAAGGGTAAGTAATCTCATCCATATCCCATCTTCTTCCATTGCATAATAATGATAAGAAAAGGTTTTAATTTGCAGGGAGATCAGGCGTCAATCGTGGGAGGGACCATCAAGTTGGTGAGGGAGTTAGAACAGCTTGTGCAGTGGTTAGAGGGAAAGAAGCAAAGGCATGAACATATTTGTTATGCCGGCCAGGATTATTCAGGGGAATCGAAGGTGGAGGTGAGGGTGATAGAGAGCTACGCcaatataaaaataagggCGGAGAATCGGCCGAAACAGCTTCTAAAAGTGGCGCTGGAATTGCATTCTCTTCAACTTTTGATTCTTCACGTCAACGTCACTACCATCCACCAAATggttttttattgttttagcGTTAAGGTAAGAGATAGAGTATTAAGTTCTTAAATATGAGATCAGAATCTTACTTTGGCctaaattattacttttttttttttttttNGTTGattgaattatttgaatatggCAGATTGAAGATGGATGTGAACTAAGCACTGTGGGTGAGATTACTGCAGATGTGAATCAAATGTTCCAACGGATCCTTATGGAAAAGGGTGACTAGTTTCAATgccaatatataatttttaatgttatagcattttcttttttaagttttaatctCATTAATGTCCCTTTTGCAACGTTCTAATGATGATTTCCAATATTAAAACACTACCTCTTttcgattattttttttttaatttactatattgttcttcattttttcttatggtttgatattgaaaaatatttattttttagtttaaatatgtcgtgataaatttgaacttttaataatgaatatataaattcTCATTGAAAATAACGTCTATTTAACttattatcataaaaaaaactacgggaagttttttatttttatttatatatatatatataatggggAAGGAGGggtgaaagaaagaggaagatggggtaaaag is a window of Cucurbita pepo subsp. pepo cultivar mu-cu-16 unplaced genomic scaffold, ASM280686v2 Cp4.1_scaffold001092, whole genome shotgun sequence DNA encoding:
- the LOC111786146 gene encoding transcription factor bHLH94-like (The sequence of the model RefSeq protein was modified relative to this genomic sequence to represent the inferred CDS: added 48 bases not found in genome assembly) — translated: MVLGFESAVFQEDKLIGKRWGRRGKMVKKREEIEKQRMTHIAVERNRRKQMNEYLCVLRSMMPSSYTQRGDQASIVGGTIKLVRELEQLVQWLEGKKQRHEHICYAGQDYSGESKVEVRVIESYANIKIRAENRPKQLLKVALELHSLQLLILHVNVTTIHQMVFYCFSVKIEDGCELSTVGEITADVNQMFQRILMEKGD